From the Helianthus annuus cultivar XRQ/B chromosome 17, HanXRQr2.0-SUNRISE, whole genome shotgun sequence genome, the window gcatacttcactttGTCCCTAGCAGGACAGTTGCACATCGCAAACACCGATTCTGCCTTTTCAAACCAACGCAAGAGTGCTACAGCCcctcagtcccactgaaggtctgtggcttagaatccatgaacatcttgaacgtacaagCATGTGGATTGTTTTGGttttgcgcttgctgacctaatggACGAAAGAAAACACATTACAGGGGTAAGAGTCGTGTACGCAATACAAGATTAAAGAGTGTTTGGCACATTTCgtaccagcttggtaggctgccaaagcctcagccacacgtgtgtgGATTAAGTGTGTCAGCTCAGCTTGGGTCATCGCGATGTGACCATGTCCATgacctcgtccactcatgattctatataaggaGAGGGAACAAATTTAAGAGTCGAGATAAGGTAAGAGTCAAGTCTCAcgttgaaatctacaaactaccaagtttacacacattAGGGCAGAATCattctcacactcgttaagcctcactgggacttacatgcacctcgcgttattattatgtgtgcacccataataataaggcaatttgcatgctcgtctcagtgcctcttaacttgtgCTAAAAGTTTCCCCCGCATTCAAGTAGCAAACAGAAGATATTACAGGATTACGAATCACaagagtcgaagagtagtgtcacactatcaaatCACCATAGTATCTAGTATGTCGTTTCATGCAAgctgtgagtgtgtgactactaaacaaataatgcataaagtaaacagaagacgaaccttgcaatctggagctgagtgtcatggttgCTTTCTAAACTGTTCGGTTATactctggttttataaaacgttttaaaagctagttcactataacctggctctgataccaaactgtcacaccctcaaaataccacatgcggaagcaccgcgggacgtgtgacgtaccaggatccaagcgaccaatcacattgaaccaataacaAAACATTGCCAAGTTTATGTTTATTGAATTAAGTAATCATAATTGTCAAACAAGAGTTATCaggttcagcggaagcaaatgacaTAGTAATGTTTAATGTATTCTCAAAACCAAATGTAATAGTGTTTAAATAACATGCAAGTGATCCTCAGCAACatgaccatgaccactccagccatccagacagcaagttcctttccatagcacctaacgacctgtgagcatgcaacaagtgtatcagacaacgttGGCGAGTTAACAGTTTTACAAAAACGTAaattaccaagtgtttaatccaGTTTGTTAAcaaatccgaaagtaatgttgataatatctcgatactgaacaagacggctcctgatgtatgttttgcccgttccccgGTGTTCCTATCAAAGCACTTggcatgactgggtcattagttcacacccgtcctctccggtatatggtgagggtgccaaacctaagtagcactaccaactaataccccgttacctctccggtaacaaaaagatgggacttaagagatagagagtgagaatattatccacatcccagttttacccaaaagacttatccctccccgggatacccactgactgtcccaaccaccgggacgcatgctcaagagtagtgaactcaccttggtttgctcggtatgattagttacttgttcacaaataaatcagtcaaagcctatgaTATGCATGTACACGAAATCAGTTTGCAATCACTTGGTTCCCGTATAAATTGTATTCATGGTGCGCATTCAAGCAACAGTTTCCGATTAACACCTAAATAGTTGTCCAAGCTCTTACACATCCACAGTTCACATGCGTGTTCCATAACAGTACTTAACAGTTGAATGTGTACTTAACAGTTAAATGTATTACTCGTTTTAAACAAATCATGTTTCCTCAGTCAATGCGTATTTACTCATACCCTTAGCAACAACAGTGGTGTTTCATCAATAAAATCATGCGTATAACTCAAGTTTCAACCACAGTCTGCCATGAACTAAATCCTGGGCGGCAAAACACCCATACGAAACCTCCCATGTTTCgtcgggttccatgcatggcgaAACACTATCAGTTTCGTCGAGCTCCATGTATGGCGAAACTCTACAAGTTTGTCGCCCTCCTCTACAGGTGATGAAACAGTTACAGAACCAGACGGTTACAACTTCATGATTCCCAGAACCCTAATCATCATCACAATTTCTACATGATTGTCGGCCAATCAACAGATTGTTAATTATTAGTAGTATACTACCAAGGCATTAATAATTTACAGATTCATACCATTTTTACAATCATACAATCATTCGATCAACCCTTGATTATCATTCTAACAGGACCAAAATCATCAAGACACACAAGAATCCTCGACAATCATCATACAACCCTAGCAACACATTACAGTTAATGAATAATGAAACCATAAGCATACCAGATCCTACGATACATACGACATCATCATAATACAATTCCACACATCAGAAATATAGATCTAATAAATCATAACCGGATACTAACCAAGGTTCCGGATTGATGGCTCGAATGAATAAGAAAGCTCCGAGTTCACAGTTGCCGTCACAGGGAAGGAGATGCTCTAGGGTTCTATGTGTGTTCTTACGTAACAGATCTTAAGAGTTTATATATATACTTAAAAGATTGGGCCACAAAACCATACTGGGCTGAGGCCCATAGCGACGAAACTCAATGGAGGAAACCCCCATGTTTCGTCGATTGAAGAATGTGATGAAACCCCCATGTTTCGTCGAAGATGGATGATGGCGAAAGTCTAATGTTTAAACTCACAAAAGATGCTTGTGACAAGTCTATCTACTGTTAAATAGTTCATACATTTTTATTAATTAACCAAACAATCATACGAATACTAAACATATACCAACATGAACAAGTTACAATGCATACGAATTATGAAAACACTTTGCGAAACGAGTAACATGTCGAGTAAGGACCTTGAAAACTCCGGTTGTCAAATCATcgctatataaacaaaaaaacaTCCAAGACATAAAAACACATCCCCcagaacctgaaacgccatattttctactatataccattcaacttacaaacgccaaaattcccaaaacatcaaacacaactactcaaaaacgccatattttctactatataccattcatcttagaaaaccCCAAAAAGGTTCCAAAAGATAGAcggttctttcagatacactatttcctcagtaaaatGCCAAAAATGCCAAAAATCATTTCTTGTATATTTTaaatattgttctacgccaaaGGGTCGAATAATGCATTCTTCCATGAGGtgctgtgactcaaataacattttgctgcatgagatggacaaatcataaacaaaaagatgctGGGGTCAAACTTATGCCATTTTCagtgttttgttcttgatgaatatttaaatggcatgaaaagacgaatgacactactgagttgtttgaagatacatattcaaaaaaaaaaaaaaaaacactcatgtcattttgactttccaaacggccacaaaaacacaagcatggctaagccaaaccactagcgaacatgattcaaagaagaaagagactgatgacagtgaagatttggaagattaattgtttttttcttaattttctttttctgttgtttgctatgtatttttcaatttagaataaaaaaatacattatcttAATTAAACGCCAAACAGTCATAATGCATATGAAAACACCATAAATGgagtaaaaacgccaaaaactctaaaactataatgaaagtaacttgcagaagtattaattaaaaaaaagctaaaaatgaaaaaaaacgccaaaaactactaaAACCCATTAAAAAACGCCAAACCTGAAAAAGCTGAACAAGAAAACAGTAAATATACACAGTAAaactgaaaagacggctactttattaatatcatttattataaataaaatctcgcctaaactacgcgacaaaaacatcctataaagagAGACTTCTCTGCACAAACAACTTATCACAAAACCAGAAATAAACGCCATATTccctagaaaccattcactttaaaacgccaaaaaaaaaaaagaaaatacttaaaaaagccacagatTCAGAACCTCGAATCTGCTATATTGAGTACtgatctgaatgaagtttcactgaatggattcttctttgagttgggtatctctataatcttttgctgaatgagatggacaaatattcaagacaaagagactgatgacactgatatgacatcatgccactttgttcttgatggatatatggatgacatgaagggatcaatacattagagcaggcgttgatcttcaacatgtcatcaaacaaagtatataaccacccaccataaaggatgccacaaaaaataagcatcttctaaagacggccgttatgtaggaaaataaggatctacataaggcattcaaaaacaggttcaaaaacaccaaaaaggttaaagtagaagaggctgatgacagtgaagatttgaatgagaaattagattgtaatttttaattttttttcatcatctattgtttgttatgtaattctGTGTTGTTTACCATCTAATTCTctgctattttaaaaaaaaatgagtataaaacgccaaaatctacaaacaccaaaacgcctgatagtgTGAGAACGAATGCTAGCAAAGTACGaggttgctatataaaacgccaaaaacgcaaacaaagtattactggaaaaatcaacactaattgacagatgaaaattgaaagaaacagtaaaataaagAGACGGTATCATTTATTGCCAAAAACATTAAAGTTATATTAAtgccactacatggaaaattgaaacttatttatcttttcaaaacgctataattgcctgtcacattataggGCTGTATCATAGATGGCAAAACACTTAATATTATAAAATCAtagaaaattactgatgttttttaaatcaataaaaacgccaaaacaaatacttaaaacgccaaaatttTTACTATAGttctgatctaaaaacaataaaaacgccgcgtATTTAATAAACGCCAAAAAGATGGAAAGATGAAGGGACACGCGTtaataaaaaagaaatatgaaaggacaaaaaagcccctcctcCTTTtctctaagcggcgtgacacgtgttaggtcaggaagcgttctcaccgttctcacactttctaccgttttctcctgatcccttttctatatatatatatatatatatatatatatataatttaaaaattTTTCTGGCCCTATATTAATTTGGGGCCTGATCGCAGACCCACCATGCACATGCTTTTAGCCGGCCTAGGACTCCATAGGCCTAAGGAGCCACAAAATAGAGTGGCTAAGTTAAAAGCTCTTTAGGTGTTAAAGATAAGCTAGAATTGACACGATGAACACGTGTTATATGTGAATTCTTAGGCATGTAATACATCCGAATAATGGCCTAGTGGTGAGTTTGTGCAATATGTAATACATGTACCCGAATAATGGCCTAGTGGTGAGTTTGTGCAACGAGTTAAATGATAAAAAtttttagagtgaatttcaaagattgtcctttatctttatacctattttcaggcgctgtcctttatgttcaaaattgacgagttctgtcttttatgttttcatatcatacatttttgtcctttaggcctaacccaatTACTTTTTTCAGtttaatttggtcatgtgctttgcacatgagtgcatttttgtcaattcaaaggttgcagaagctttgagctgtaaatctgtcgttgaacttacctttgatttgacaaaaatgtcctcatgtgcaaagcatatgactaaatttaactgaaaaaactaactgggttaggtctaaaggacaaaacgtgtatgatatgaaaacataaaggacaaaactcgtcaattttgaacataaaggacaacgcctgaaaataaGTATAAAGATAAAGAACAATCCTTAAAAttcactttatttttttttttataaatatgagATGATATACGTGAGTGGCACATGACATCCTATACTAGTCATTGTGTATTGTGGAGTACGATGTCATGATCAGAAACATCATATTATCTGGTTAATACATGATGTACATGTACATATGCACTTTTTATGATCAGAAATATCATATTATCTGGTTAAGGGTGAAGGGGGCACCCCCCCTAATTAGGTGAGGGAAAACTTTTTTTAACTCAATCATACGTTGCCATGTTATTTCCCCTCTATAACTTCCCTCTTGTCCAAAAACGTACGGGGTGCACCCCTCTTAggggaattgtttttttattcaaaaaaaaaaaaagaaagaaaaattctCATTGGTCCATCATTTCCCTTTCTCCTTCCTTTCATCGGTGACTGCCTACCGATTTCATTCCCCCAAATAGCTCACCGCCTTGATGGCGGCACCCCCCTAATTCGGCAAGCATGTTCCCGCACAGGGTCACCGAAGGTGCCCCGCACCCCCTAATACATGATGTACAAGTACATATGCACTTTTTAGAAAGTAATTACTCAATGTCAAAATGTATGTGATCTTTTGGGTCTAAAATGGTTCCTTAGATTCCACGACTATAAATATAAACATATTGTTGCACCTTCACCAAGTTAGCGGTATTGAACCCCGTGTGGAACTTGATGCAATGATCCGAGTCTATGATTGACACGAAGACATGTTGATTTAGCCTTTGATTATGAGTGAAATATGATAAACATGTTATAACACCAATTgtatgtcaaaaaaaaaaaacatgttgaTTTTGCCTTAGTTATACTCCATTACCTTCAATTCAACATCTTGGAAACTCCAACACTAGCATATTAAGCAATAATCATGTCTTTTATGGTTTTGCATGATATACTTGGTAACTAGGCTTGTGAACAAGTTTAATGGACATTTTAATGAGTGAACATGAACATTTAAATGAGTTATTTTTTTCATGTTACTTACGTGTTTATGTTCATTTATACTTGTTTATTAATATTCCTAAATAAACTCTTCAcaatataaataacatattcaCAAGTTAGAAAATACGATCCCATTATATCCAATTTAAAAGTAAACAAAGATTCACAAGTTAGAAAATACCATCCCATTACATCCAATTTAAAAGTAAACAAAGATACTTAATAAAGGCTTTTCAAATACGACATTCATATTGATCTAAACTAATATATTCAAATGTATatatttaaacaaacaaacataaatgaatgaaAACGGGCCGACATAAACAAATATGATCGAACGGGATGTGCGTTCATATACGTTTGTTTAGATATTTTTCATCTAATAAACCAACACAAATAAACTTTTTGTTATACAGTTTACAAACACTTCGCTAAACATTCATTCCATTTACAAGCATATCACTAACTTGATTTCTCTTCACTTTCATCATTTTCCCCGGTTTAGATATTTTCATATCGTAAACTTGCTTTATTATTAGGTATGTAAACAAATCGAACGTACATTCATGAACTTGTTTAGCGGAAAGTccgtttaattaataaacacacgaacatgaacacaattttttgtccatttagtgtttttttttttttttttttttaagatttatCAAGATTTCATTCCAATCACTAGGACAAATTATATAAGGATAGccggtagacgagcaacaaattgcgccgccatccctttctgaatagaaaaccctaatctacttaaaacaaagcctcgcccctgaggggtcgaaaagttgctgTGGACCACACGCTGGACTCTAGCCAAGAACCGAACTGCATCCTGCGCCAAGAAGCCGAACGTGTCTAACGATTGAATTTGAACACAAATTTTATTCGTGAACTATTCgcttagatttttttttgaatggctaacgTTGCACACCATGAGGATTGAACCCCTGACCTCTCCTATCCTAAGCTCTATCTAAACTCACCAACACCACTCTATTCGTTTAGATTTTAAATGAATAAAAACCTACTCATTTTCTTTATAAACACAAGCATGTTTTGGTGTTTGTTCAATTATATTGTAAAACTAGACATTTTCCAAATACAAAACATGTGGTAAGGTATGAATAACGTACAAGTGTGACGAAAAACGCCAGGAACAAACAAACGGTTAATAATCGAAAGGCACAAGGAGCGATTGAAGATAATTTGAGGAAGAAGAACAACTATTGAATTGAATTTGGGGATAAATCACATCCCTTATCTGCTGCAACAAACCCTCACCAATCCCTGGTCTAGGGTTTCGTTTCTTAACGATTCCCGAAACCAAAATCTCATCTTTCATCCTTTAATTCAATCTCCAATGGATCCTTCAGATCGCCTTGACATATTCCAGATTTACAGGCGCTATTGCGGTAATTATGATCCACTTTTCTCATATTTCTGTATGTTATGTTATTATGATGTAATCAATTGTTGTTGTGAAATCTTGAATTGTTATGTGAACTGATTGGTGCAGAAGTGACATCAGAGGCATTGAGATATGGTGGAGATGGTTACAGGCCTGTTAATGAGTCAAAGAAAGCTAAATTTTACAGGGATGCTTTATCCAATCTGTTGCAGTTTGTTGAGTCAAGGGTTGTTGACAAAAGGTAGTAGTAGTATGTGTGCTTAATTTTGACCTTGTCTAAAGTCAAAGTATTAATGTCAAACCAGTAATATGTAGATGTTTATGTATGATGCTTGTATTTTGGTGTGATTGGTATGGTTCTGTTTACTTAATTTAATATTTGATAATATTAGTTGCTTGGCAACAGTCTTTATCTATTACTAAAGTACAAAGGTTTGACCCGCTTAAATGCGTATGATCTGACCTGCATAAGTTCTAGTTACTGTAATGCTTGTATTCGGATTTGATTAGTATGGTTTTCTGTTTTTGTCTAATGTTTCTTTTTCCTCAACATATTAAAGATTCAAGAATATAGATATTAATAATATTAGTTGATTTGTAACAGTCTTTATCTATTACTAAAGTACATGTAATTGCTTAGAAGTCAAAGGTTAAATGCGGATGATTTGACTGGCATAAGTTTTATGGCCAACACTTTTTGATGTTATGTGCACATTTTAAAATGTTGCTTTTTTATTTCTCTTATTTACATCTCATCGTAtttggagccgagggtctctctggaagcagcctctctatctctagggatagaggcaaggtctgtctacatcccgccctccccagaccctataagtagctttgctatttgtgggatttactgggtatggttgtttgtttgtttgtttatttacaTCTCATCGTTAGACGTAAGACATGATGCATTCTCCTGTAACAGGATGCCTATACTTGAAGAAATTCCTATGCTCATGTCAAGGCTTGATTTGATGGTGAGATATGATCGACTTCTTGTCATTAGTATATTATGTTATCCTTTTGAAGCATCAATGCACTAATAATTAGAAATGTCGTATTGGATAATCAGCAATAAACGTCTTTTTAAAACTCTGCAGGCAGACTCGTTTGAGTTCACCCGATTCTAtaattttgttttcttcatatCCCGAGAAAATGGTCAACGAAGCATCAGTAAGTTCGAATATTCATGAAAAATGGATTATGATCTTAGAGGACTTTCAATACATAACTAATTCTGAGTAGAGAACTTCAAGAACCACTTAAACACATGTACACAATATTTTAATCGTGATACATAAAGCGGTTATGTAACTCTCACTATATCTTCACAACACTATGTACAGTACAAGTGATTACGGTTCTCTACTTAAAATTGGTTTTGTATTGAATGTGCCCCTATGATCTATATGATGTTACGTATTCTCCACACTACGTTCGATTTATAAACTAATTTGGATTGCCATTGTCGATTGCTCTTAGCTGTAAGCAGGGCAATCATGGCATGGAAGTTAGTTTTATCCGGAAGGTTCCGGCTACTCAATCAATGGTGCAGCTTCGTTGAGGTGAACTTAGTTTCTCTTTTACAGATTAATGTTAACATCTTGTTGTACAAGTAAAAAGCCTACTTATATGCATGGTTCTAAGTAAAAGCTTACAACTTTTTACACATAAAAGGTAAAACTATAAGAATTTGGCTTTTTTAGTTAATCCCTGCATATAATCTCATTCTGCAAATCATGCTAATTTTTTCACACCGTCTTCCATTGTTCTATATACATTTATTAATGTTATTTGGTTTATATGGAGTTGATTGATTTTTGAAGTTAACATCCAGAAAAATCAGCGGCATAATATCTCTGAGGATACCTGGCGGCAAGTTTTGGCTTTTAGTCGCTGTGTACATGAAAATCTTGAAGGATATGATCCTGAAGGTACTAAGATATACACTTGCTAGATTAAACCATTTTTTTTAACTTAGTAAATAATTATTTGTTAGATATGATCACAATTTCTTTGGTCGTTATCAGTAAAAGATAACCTGATTTGTCTGTTTTCATACGAGCATGGTTTGAACTAAAATCGTACAATTATTATTTCTTGTATCAGGAGCTTGGCCTGTTCTGGTTGATGAGTTTGTTGAGCATATGTATCGGTACAGCCTTTACACATACGCTTCCCTTTGTTACGTGCCATTTTCTTTTTTCACTTTCTTTTTTCCGCATGATTTGCATGATTCCTTTTTTATCTCCATATTTAGTTATTAGTTGATTAGTGGGTTATTAGTGTGAGTAGTGGGTTAGATGGTTAATATTGTGATTTCTATTTAAATAGTGTATGTATGTCTATTTCTTTTTATGAATGAAAAATATTAGAGAGTTATCTCAAGTCTGGTTTCTTCCTAATTTC encodes:
- the LOC110898317 gene encoding DCN1-like protein 2 isoform X2 encodes the protein MDPSDRLDIFQIYRRYCVTSEALRYGGDGYRPVNESKKAKFYRDALSNLLQFVESRVVDKRMPILEEIPMLMSRLDLMADSFEFTRFYNFVFFISRENGQRSITVSRAIMAWKLVLSGRFRLLNQWCSFVEKNQRHNISEDTWRQVLAFSRCVHENLEGYDPEGAWPVLVDEFVEHMYRVNGSEDARNFCCSCSDSETQPSDDSLPGLRIFPGVKRKYGDDLQHQESTNVNTIIMHSKRRHTDLDNNLANWEGCLASNPTYNCCETVKHNNQCAVEGSLSKGIAELFSSLSSLQFDRETRVPYTL
- the LOC110898317 gene encoding DCN1-like protein 2 isoform X1, with amino-acid sequence MDPSDRLDIFQIYRRYCEVTSEALRYGGDGYRPVNESKKAKFYRDALSNLLQFVESRVVDKRMPILEEIPMLMSRLDLMADSFEFTRFYNFVFFISRENGQRSITVSRAIMAWKLVLSGRFRLLNQWCSFVEKNQRHNISEDTWRQVLAFSRCVHENLEGYDPEGAWPVLVDEFVEHMYRVNGSEDARNFCCSCSDSETQPSDDSLPGLRIFPGVKRKYGDDLQHQESTNVNTIIMHSKRRHTDLDNNLANWEGCLASNPTYNCCETVKHNNQCAVEGSLSKGIAELFSSLSSLQFDRETRVPYTL